In a genomic window of Streptomyces sp. NBC_01231:
- a CDS encoding metallophosphoesterase family protein: MGVPEQLAERMSMAEQHEYLRTRFSRRTMIRGGAVTLGAVAGGAFVPGATAQAAVPTRADTPAAATVDGALVAPFGRHLAFGSDPRTEITVSWQVPVAVKKPFIRIGAHPWDLSRKIEAEVRTLYTPAGVGASGDHTQYYVHAKLTHLKPGRTYYYGAGHQGFDPAEAHLLGTLGTFTTAPAHQEPFTFTAFGDEGVSYHGLANNSLLLGQNPAFHLHAGDIAYADPSGSGQTSDTGFDSRIWDQFLAQTESVAKSVPWMPAYGNHDMEAWYSPNGYGGEEARWTLPDNGPDKNNLPGVYTFVYGNTAIISLDANDISFEIPANLGISGGTQTTWLEAQLKKYRASQDIDFVVVFFHHCAYCTSTSHASEGGVRQEWVPLFEKYTVDLVINGHNHQYERTDVIKAGAVTKKLPIGGTAYTETDGVVYVTAGAAGRSLYAFSAPLSYEGHENDVESVASFVNVKGGKQNETVAWSRVRYLDYSFLRVDVTPAAKGRTATLTVRGIAESGEQVDHFTVARKAK, encoded by the coding sequence ATGGGCGTACCCGAGCAGCTCGCCGAACGCATGAGCATGGCCGAGCAGCACGAGTACCTGCGCACCAGATTCTCCCGACGCACGATGATCAGGGGCGGCGCCGTCACGCTGGGCGCCGTCGCGGGTGGCGCGTTCGTACCGGGTGCCACCGCACAGGCCGCCGTTCCGACCCGGGCCGACACCCCGGCCGCCGCGACCGTCGACGGCGCCCTGGTCGCCCCCTTCGGCCGCCACCTCGCCTTCGGCAGCGACCCGCGCACCGAGATCACCGTCTCCTGGCAGGTCCCGGTCGCCGTCAAGAAGCCCTTCATCCGCATCGGCGCCCACCCCTGGGACCTGTCCCGCAAGATCGAGGCCGAGGTGCGCACCCTGTACACCCCGGCCGGTGTCGGTGCCAGCGGCGACCACACCCAGTACTACGTGCACGCCAAGCTGACCCATCTCAAGCCCGGCAGGACCTACTACTACGGCGCCGGCCACCAGGGCTTCGACCCGGCCGAGGCGCACCTGCTCGGCACCCTCGGCACCTTCACCACCGCCCCCGCCCACCAGGAGCCGTTCACCTTCACCGCCTTCGGCGACGAGGGCGTCAGCTATCACGGGCTCGCCAACAACAGCCTGCTTCTCGGCCAGAACCCCGCCTTCCACCTGCACGCCGGCGACATCGCCTACGCCGACCCGTCGGGCTCCGGCCAGACCTCCGACACCGGGTTCGACTCGCGGATCTGGGACCAGTTCCTCGCCCAGACCGAGTCGGTCGCCAAGTCCGTCCCGTGGATGCCCGCCTACGGCAACCACGACATGGAGGCCTGGTACTCGCCCAACGGCTACGGCGGCGAGGAGGCCCGCTGGACCCTCCCGGACAACGGCCCCGACAAGAACAACCTGCCGGGCGTCTACACCTTCGTCTACGGCAACACCGCGATCATCTCGCTCGACGCCAACGACATCTCCTTCGAGATCCCGGCCAACCTCGGCATCTCGGGCGGCACCCAGACCACGTGGCTGGAGGCGCAGCTCAAGAAGTACCGCGCCTCCCAGGACATCGACTTCGTCGTCGTCTTCTTCCACCACTGCGCCTATTGCACCTCCACCTCGCACGCCTCGGAGGGGGGCGTGCGCCAGGAGTGGGTGCCGCTGTTCGAGAAGTACACCGTCGACCTGGTGATCAACGGCCACAACCACCAGTACGAGCGCACCGACGTCATCAAGGCGGGCGCGGTCACCAAGAAGCTCCCGATCGGCGGCACGGCGTACACCGAGACCGACGGCGTGGTGTACGTGACGGCGGGTGCGGCCGGCCGCAGCCTCTACGCGTTCAGCGCCCCGCTGTCGTACGAGGGTCACGAGAACGACGTCGAGTCCGTGGCCTCCTTCGTCAACGTCAAGGGCGGCAAGCAGAACGAGACCGTGGCCTGGTCCCGGGTGCGCTACCTCGACTACTCCTTCCTGCGCGTGGACGTCACTCCGGCCGCCAAGGGCCGCACGGCCACGCTGACGGTACGGGGCATCGCCGAGAGCGGCGAGCAGGTCGACCACTTCACGGTGGCGCGCAAGGCCAAGTAG
- the glmS gene encoding glutamine--fructose-6-phosphate transaminase (isomerizing) → MCGIVGYIGKRDVAPLLLEGLQRLEYRGYDSAGIVVTSPKTTGLKMVKAKGRVRDLEAKVPARFKGTTGIAHTRWATHGAPSDVNAHPHLDAEGKVAVVHNGIIDNAADLRRKLEADGVEFLSETDTEVLVHLIARAQGAKLEDRVRETLRVIEGTYGIAVLHADFPDRIVVARNGSPVVLGIGEKEMFVASDIAALVAHTRQIVTLDDGEMATLKADDFRTYTTEGTRTTAEPTTVEWEAASYDMGGHDTYMHKEIHEQADAVDRVLRGRIDDRFSTVRLGGLNLDAREARQIRRVKILGCGTSYHAGMIGAQMIEELARIPADAEPASEFRYRNAVVDPDTLYVAVSQSGETYDVLAAVQELKRKGARVLGVVNVVGSAIAREADGGIYVHAGPEVCVVSTKCFTNTTVAFALLALHLGRTRDLSVRDGKRIIEGLRKLPGQITEILEQEDEIRKLAEEYAEARSMLFIGRVRGYPVAREASLKLKEVSYIHAEAYPASELKHGPLALIEPALPTVAIVPDDDLLEKNRAALEEIKARSGRILAVAHECQEKADQTIVVPKNEAELDPILMGIPLQLLAYHTALSLGRDIDKPRNLAKSVTVE, encoded by the coding sequence ATGTGCGGAATCGTGGGATACATCGGGAAGCGTGACGTGGCTCCGCTGCTCCTGGAGGGCCTGCAGCGCCTGGAGTACCGCGGCTACGACTCGGCGGGCATCGTCGTCACCTCCCCGAAGACGACCGGGCTGAAGATGGTCAAGGCCAAGGGCCGGGTCCGTGACCTGGAGGCCAAGGTCCCGGCGCGCTTCAAGGGCACGACCGGCATCGCGCACACCCGCTGGGCCACCCACGGCGCCCCCTCCGACGTGAACGCGCACCCGCACCTGGACGCCGAGGGCAAGGTCGCCGTCGTCCACAACGGCATCATCGACAACGCCGCCGACCTGCGCCGCAAGCTGGAGGCGGACGGCGTCGAGTTCCTCTCCGAGACCGACACGGAGGTCCTGGTCCACCTCATCGCCCGCGCCCAGGGCGCGAAGCTGGAGGACAGGGTCCGCGAGACCCTCCGGGTCATCGAGGGCACGTACGGCATCGCCGTCCTGCACGCCGACTTCCCGGACCGGATCGTGGTGGCCCGCAACGGCTCCCCGGTCGTCCTCGGCATCGGCGAGAAGGAGATGTTCGTCGCCTCGGACATCGCCGCCCTGGTCGCCCACACCCGCCAGATCGTGACGCTGGACGACGGCGAGATGGCCACCCTCAAGGCCGACGACTTCCGCACCTACACCACCGAGGGCACCCGGACCACCGCCGAGCCGACGACCGTGGAGTGGGAGGCCGCCTCCTACGACATGGGCGGCCACGACACCTACATGCACAAGGAGATCCACGAGCAGGCCGACGCCGTGGACCGCGTGCTGCGCGGCCGCATCGACGACCGCTTCTCCACCGTGCGCCTCGGCGGCCTGAACCTGGACGCCCGCGAGGCGCGCCAGATCCGCCGCGTGAAGATCCTGGGCTGCGGCACCTCGTACCACGCCGGCATGATCGGCGCCCAGATGATCGAGGAGCTGGCCCGCATCCCCGCCGACGCCGAGCCGGCGTCCGAGTTCCGCTACCGCAACGCGGTTGTCGACCCCGACACGCTGTACGTCGCCGTCTCCCAGTCCGGTGAGACGTACGACGTGCTGGCGGCCGTCCAGGAGCTGAAGCGCAAGGGCGCGCGGGTCCTGGGTGTCGTCAACGTGGTCGGCTCGGCGATCGCCCGCGAGGCGGACGGCGGCATCTACGTGCACGCCGGTCCCGAGGTCTGCGTGGTGTCGACGAAGTGCTTCACGAACACGACCGTCGCCTTCGCCCTGCTCGCCCTGCACCTGGGCCGCACCCGCGACCTCTCCGTCCGGGACGGCAAGCGGATCATCGAGGGCCTGCGGAAGCTGCCCGGGCAGATCACCGAGATCCTGGAGCAGGAGGACGAGATCAGGAAGCTGGCCGAGGAGTACGCCGAGGCCCGCTCGATGCTCTTCATCGGCCGCGTCCGGGGCTACCCGGTGGCCCGTGAGGCATCTCTGAAGCTCAAGGAGGTCTCGTACATCCACGCCGAGGCCTACCCGGCCTCCGAGCTCAAGCACGGCCCGCTGGCCCTCATCGAGCCCGCCCTGCCGACCGTCGCGATCGTCCCGGACGACGACCTGCTGGAGAAGAACCGTGCCGCGCTGGAGGAGATCAAGGCCCGCAGCGGCCGGATCCTCGCGGTGGCCCACGAGTGCCAGGAGAAGGCCGACCAGACCATCGTGGTCCCGAAGAACGAGGCCGAACTGGACCCGATCCTGATGGGCATCCCCCTCCAACTCCTCGCCTACCACACGGCGTTGTCCCTGGGCAGGGACATCGACAAGCCGAGGAACCTCGCGAAGTCGGTGACGGTGGAGTAG
- a CDS encoding GPR1/FUN34/YaaH family transporter, protein MDNVVSAGSTTTIVGRLALGITLLAFGLGNSGLIDGVTAADAVSLAHYVGGVALFVAGLFAFRDRDTVTGTAFSALGALWFTWAVSAGGQASDNAAGLFLLLFALVVLSLTLAAGDPLAKGTYGLFLVSLVLLAVAGFADNDGLAKVGGWFAVAAGAVAWYAATAALAQWPTALPRRAARRGVTVAG, encoded by the coding sequence GTGGACAACGTCGTCTCTGCGGGAAGTACCACCACGATCGTCGGCCGACTCGCGCTCGGCATCACCCTGTTGGCCTTCGGCCTCGGCAACTCCGGTCTGATCGACGGCGTGACGGCGGCTGACGCCGTATCACTGGCCCACTACGTAGGCGGCGTTGCGCTCTTCGTCGCCGGTCTGTTCGCGTTCCGCGACCGTGACACCGTCACCGGTACGGCCTTCTCCGCACTCGGCGCGCTGTGGTTCACCTGGGCGGTCTCCGCCGGCGGCCAGGCCTCCGACAACGCCGCCGGACTGTTCCTGCTGCTGTTCGCGCTGGTGGTGCTGTCCCTCACGTTGGCCGCCGGCGACCCGCTCGCCAAGGGCACGTACGGGCTGTTCCTGGTCTCCCTGGTCCTGTTGGCCGTCGCCGGCTTCGCCGACAACGACGGCCTCGCCAAGGTCGGCGGCTGGTTCGCCGTGGCGGCGGGCGCGGTGGCCTGGTACGCGGCGACGGCCGCGCTGGCCCAGTGGCCGACCGCCCTCCCGCGACGCGCGGCCCGCCGGGGAGTGACGGTCGCCGGTTAG
- a CDS encoding universal stress protein, translated as MAGHEFFEPADRKRPVADHTAAEPQAAEESRHSCDPAFKHGVVVGFDGSTSSERALAYAIGMAHRSGSGLIIVHVANRLPTTVWAGCEPPVFVDVPDHRTEVLGLELACAEYLAEVPWILVERGGDICHELEEVGREYEADAIVVGSTHGLVGRLFGSVAGRLAKRAKRPVVVIP; from the coding sequence ATGGCCGGTCACGAATTCTTCGAACCCGCGGACCGCAAGCGGCCCGTCGCCGATCACACGGCGGCCGAGCCCCAGGCGGCGGAAGAGTCACGTCACTCCTGCGACCCAGCGTTCAAGCACGGCGTCGTCGTGGGCTTCGACGGCTCCACCTCCAGCGAGCGCGCCCTCGCGTACGCCATCGGCATGGCCCATCGCTCCGGGTCGGGCCTGATCATCGTCCATGTTGCCAACCGGCTGCCCACCACCGTGTGGGCGGGCTGCGAGCCCCCGGTCTTCGTCGACGTACCGGACCACCGCACCGAGGTCCTCGGACTGGAGCTCGCCTGTGCGGAGTACCTCGCCGAGGTGCCCTGGATCCTGGTCGAGCGCGGCGGCGACATCTGCCACGAGCTCGAAGAGGTGGGCCGGGAGTACGAGGCGGACGCGATCGTCGTCGGCTCCACCCATGGCCTCGTCGGACGCCTCTTCGGGTCCGTGGCGGGGCGGCTCGCCAAGCGGGCGAAGCGGCCCGTGGTGGTCATCCCGTAG
- a CDS encoding helix-turn-helix domain-containing protein, with amino-acid sequence MSHDSAAAPEAAARKLSGRRRKEIVAVLLFSGGPIFESSIPLSVFGIDRQDAGVPRYRLLVCGGEDGPLRTTGGLELTAPHGLEAISRAGTVVVPAWRSITSPPPEEALDALRRAHEEGARIVGLCTGAFVLAAAGLLDGRPATTHWMYAPTLAKRYPSVHVDPRELFVDDGDVLTSAGTAAGIDLCLHIVRTDHGNEAAGALARRLVVPPRRSGGQERYLDRSLPEEIGADPLAEVVAWALEHLHEQFDVETLAARAYMSRRTFDRRFRSLTGSAPLQWLITQRVLQAQRLLETSDYSVDEVAGRCGFRSPVALRGHFRRQLGSSPAAYRAAYRARRPQAERQPVDSDGMALSAGQVGPAGTPTPLHPDSGGPVPLQTRRTAPNPVGTSASLSSSSSSSSTSSSSENGREAYAGSRASLPGQRGGM; translated from the coding sequence ATGAGCCACGACTCCGCTGCCGCGCCGGAAGCCGCAGCCCGGAAACTCTCCGGGCGACGCCGCAAGGAGATCGTCGCGGTGCTGCTGTTCAGCGGCGGCCCCATCTTCGAGAGTTCCATACCACTGTCGGTCTTCGGGATCGACCGCCAGGACGCGGGCGTGCCGCGCTACCGCCTGCTGGTGTGCGGCGGTGAGGACGGCCCACTGCGGACCACAGGGGGCCTGGAACTCACCGCACCACATGGCTTGGAAGCGATCTCCCGGGCGGGCACCGTCGTAGTGCCGGCCTGGCGTTCGATCACTTCTCCGCCACCCGAGGAGGCGCTCGACGCGCTGCGCCGCGCACACGAGGAGGGTGCCCGCATCGTCGGGCTGTGCACCGGCGCCTTCGTCCTCGCGGCGGCGGGCCTGCTGGACGGCCGGCCCGCCACCACACACTGGATGTACGCGCCGACACTGGCCAAGCGCTACCCGTCGGTGCACGTGGATCCGCGCGAACTGTTCGTGGACGACGGCGATGTGCTGACGTCCGCGGGCACGGCGGCCGGAATCGACCTCTGTCTCCACATCGTGCGGACGGACCACGGCAACGAGGCGGCGGGCGCGCTGGCCCGGCGTCTGGTGGTACCGCCGCGCCGGTCGGGCGGTCAGGAGCGCTATCTCGATCGATCTTTACCAGAGGAGATCGGTGCCGACCCGCTCGCCGAGGTCGTCGCCTGGGCGCTGGAGCACCTCCACGAGCAGTTCGACGTGGAGACGCTGGCTGCGCGCGCGTACATGAGCCGCCGTACGTTCGACCGCCGCTTCCGGTCGCTGACCGGCAGCGCACCGCTCCAGTGGCTGATCACCCAGCGGGTGCTACAGGCGCAGCGGCTGCTGGAGACGTCGGACTACTCGGTGGACGAGGTCGCGGGGCGCTGCGGCTTCCGCTCACCGGTGGCGCTGCGCGGGCACTTCCGCCGTCAGCTGGGTTCGTCCCCGGCCGCCTACCGGGCCGCGTACCGCGCCCGCAGGCCGCAGGCGGAACGGCAGCCGGTGGACAGCGACGGCATGGCGCTTTCGGCCGGGCAGGTCGGTCCGGCGGGCACGCCGACGCCCCTGCATCCGGACAGCGGCGGGCCGGTTCCGCTCCAGACCCGGCGCACGGCACCGAACCCGGTCGGGACATCGGCATCGCTGTCGTCGTCCTCGTCCTCGTCGTCGACTTCGTCCTCCTCGGAGAACGGGCGCGAGGCGTACGCCGGCAGCCGGGCGAGTCTGCCGGGGCAGCGCGGCGGAATGTGA
- the orn gene encoding oligoribonuclease — MNDRMVWIDCEMTGLSLSDDALIEVAALVTDSELNILGKGVDIVVRPPDQALETMPEVVRQMHTASGLLTELSGGTTLTDAEEQVLTYVREHVKEPGKAPLCGNSVGTDRGFLLRDMPTLETYLHYRIVDVSSIKELARRWYPRAYFNSPKKNGNHRALADIRESIAELRYYREAVFVPQPGPDSDTAKTIAAKHVLPGQ, encoded by the coding sequence ATGAACGATCGCATGGTGTGGATCGACTGCGAGATGACCGGCCTCTCGCTGTCCGACGACGCGCTCATCGAGGTGGCCGCCCTGGTGACCGACTCCGAGCTGAACATCCTCGGCAAGGGTGTGGACATCGTCGTCCGTCCGCCGGACCAGGCACTGGAGACGATGCCGGAGGTGGTACGTCAGATGCACACCGCGTCCGGACTGCTCACGGAACTGTCCGGGGGCACAACGCTCACGGACGCCGAGGAGCAGGTCCTGACGTACGTACGGGAGCATGTGAAGGAACCCGGCAAGGCCCCGCTGTGCGGCAACTCGGTCGGCACGGACCGCGGTTTCCTGCTCCGGGACATGCCGACCCTGGAGACCTACCTCCACTACCGGATCGTCGACGTGTCCAGCATCAAGGAGCTCGCCCGGCGCTGGTACCCGCGGGCGTACTTCAACAGCCCGAAGAAGAACGGCAACCACCGCGCGCTCGCCGACATCCGCGAGTCCATCGCGGAACTGCGCTACTACCGCGAGGCCGTCTTCGTACCGCAGCCGGGCCCCGACTCCGACACCGCGAAGACGATCGCCGCCAAGCACGTCCTGCCCGGACAGTAG
- a CDS encoding serine/threonine protein kinase — protein sequence MTPHPPTPHPPTVHPLLDVDEVPALEPHLRTVGEVFRAFPTQDSGCVSYGVQLPDGTRCFVKEATTDAAHRSLDRAWAFHRSVRHPAIVPQLHRIALRDGRTATVMPWREGESLYTQGDRSHPDSPRSRFRALPVSRVLAALDRLLDAHLAVEAAGQVAVDLYDGSLLYDFRAAELHLIDLDEYRPGPFVLTTDRLPGSRRFMAPEEWRRGAVIDRRTTVYVLGRAARLLLDAGDDERAFRGTTAQAAVIERATRPDPGERFPSVGELTTAWRAAAA from the coding sequence ATGACTCCGCATCCGCCGACGCCGCATCCGCCGACTGTCCATCCGCTGCTGGACGTCGACGAGGTCCCCGCGCTGGAGCCCCACCTCCGCACCGTGGGCGAGGTGTTCCGCGCCTTCCCTACCCAGGACTCGGGCTGCGTCTCGTACGGCGTCCAACTCCCGGACGGCACACGCTGTTTCGTCAAGGAGGCCACCACCGACGCGGCCCACCGCTCGCTCGACCGTGCCTGGGCCTTCCATCGATCGGTCCGGCATCCGGCGATCGTCCCGCAACTGCACCGGATCGCCCTACGGGACGGCCGTACGGCGACAGTGATGCCCTGGCGTGAGGGCGAGTCCCTCTACACCCAGGGGGACCGCTCCCACCCCGACAGCCCCCGGTCCCGCTTCCGCGCGCTCCCGGTCTCCCGGGTCCTCGCCGCCCTGGACCGTCTCCTCGACGCCCATCTCGCGGTGGAGGCGGCGGGCCAGGTCGCCGTCGACCTCTACGACGGCTCCCTCCTCTACGACTTCCGGGCCGCCGAGCTCCATCTGATCGACCTCGACGAGTACCGCCCCGGCCCGTTCGTCCTCACCACGGACCGCCTCCCCGGCTCCCGCCGATTCATGGCCCCGGAGGAGTGGCGACGCGGCGCCGTCATCGACCGTCGCACGACGGTGTACGTCCTCGGCCGCGCCGCCCGCCTCCTTCTGGACGCCGGCGACGACGAGCGCGCCTTCCGGGGCACGACGGCACAGGCGGCGGTCATCGAACGGGCCACCCGCCCGGATCCGGGCGAACGTTTCCCAAGCGTGGGGGAGTTGACGACGGCGTGGCGGGCGGCGGCCGCTTGA